The Bubalus kerabau isolate K-KA32 ecotype Philippines breed swamp buffalo chromosome 21, PCC_UOA_SB_1v2, whole genome shotgun sequence DNA segment aaaaagagagaaatttagaatttggtattttttttcttttgaactttttattttatattggagtacagctgattaacaatgttgtgatagtttcaggtggacagtgaagggactcagccagacatatacatgcatccattcttccccaaaaccCCCTCgaatccaggctgccacataacactaagcagagttccatgtgctatacagtaggtccttgttggttacccatttaaaaaatagcagtgtgtatatgtccatcccaaactctctaactaaCTCTTCTCtctagcaaccataagttcattttgtaagtctgtctctgttttgtaagttcatttgtatcatttatttttagattccacatataagggatatcatacggtatttctcctcctctggaaATTTAAACATATTAATGAAGCTTCTGGTTCTAAGAACCTGACTTTCCAAAAGTCACTATTTTACCCTGAGTGTACCACCCCCACCCATTCAAGGCATTTTAATGTTCTTACCTTATAGTCTactttgcctttgtttttatcATTGGTTTCTCGTATAGCTTTCCGAGGCCACATACGGCTAACAAAGGGGGAGATCAGAGGGTATATATATGGCTCCAGGAACTTTTTGTAGACCCAGAGCAGAACTGGAATGACGATGCAGGGAATGCACACCATTGTCCCGGATGTGAGTTCCTGAACTAGTGACAAACAGCAGAAAAAACAAATTAGTTCATCATAGATTAATGACTCAAGGAATTTACCTagattaaaatacatgaaaagactATTTCTACACTGAAGGAAAAACTTAAATCACACTACAGGTACTATCATAAAGCAAGAGTCTATTCATAAAAATGATGCCATCTACAAGAGAAAGGAGTTAAGAGGTGGAAGACTTGAAAATAAGAGTGAAGATAAGCCTGCCTCCAAAACTCTCCACTTACTGTTTCACAACCATAAATTTGGTGATAAAgacagggcttcctaggtggctcagtgataaggaatccgcctgtcaaGGCAAAAGacatggtttcagtccctgggtggagaagatcccctggagaaggagatggcaactcactctagtatccttgcctgggaaatcccacggacagaggagcctggagggctacagtctatggggtcatccAACACTTCTTAGCACTGAGGATGAGGCAATTAAGCCCTTTACACAcatcaactcatttaatcttcaaaacaccTAGTGAGGTTGGGTACTCTAGCATTTCCATTTACATATAAAGAAAAGGAGTCACCAAAACATTAAGGAATTCGGAGTAATTACTGGTGAATGAGTAAGCATTGTTACACTAGGCAATTTAAAATGATTCACAATACAAGCCAGGAATGATATAGATAATCCAATCTGAAATAAAAACGTAAATGTACATCAGGGAAGGACCACTATTTTACAAAGGATTCAGAACTGGATTCTTTAAAACAGTCCTTCTAGTCTCGGGTGGCACgagtggtggtaaagaacccgcctgcaaaggCGGGAGacggaagagatgcaggttgggtCTCTTGAGTAGgccgatcccctggaggagggcatggcaacccacttcagtatttctgcctggagaatcccatggacagtggagcctggcaggctatggtccacagggtcacagagtcggatacgactgaggccAAGTTAGCGCACACACGTGAGagctaaattaaaataatttaggaatttgccaaaaacattttgttccaaaattttaaagaacataTCCTCTGGTCAAAATAAACCAAAGACGCATGAgtctttttcagcattttacaagGAATCATTATTTTGGGCTACTAGACTTTTAGAATCTCATCTGAAGCGCTTCAGATTGGTTTAGGTCTTACAAGTACCACAGCATAATAATCAAGCAGGAAGCAGGGCAGCTGCCTGGATTTGAGACCTGCTTTCACTATTTTCTAGACAGTATTCCTGAGCACGTTATTTGACCAGACAGTGCCTTAATTCTTCCATGTgtaaaaagaagatatatattaGTACCTATATGAAAGGGATGTAGTGTGGACTAGATAATAGGAATACAAAGCTCAGAACAGTGTCCGAATATGGTAAGTACTATTTAAGTGCTGttactataagaaaaaaaaaacccaaaacaaattCAAAAGTTGTAACCTGTCCAAAGCCCACACTTTAGGTAACTAGAGCTGCCTAAAACCAGAACTCCTAATTCTGGTTTCCTAGCTAAATGCTCTTCCATTTTCCCTTCTCAAAACACACAATCATCATGTTATTCCCCTTTCtaacaaagtttaaaaagcaatgaaaccCTTCAAAATAACTGGCAATGCTACCGAGCACAAGGATAATACGATGACTTGAAACCGCTCCATCATAAAGATTCACGTTTCTAACCTACttgaaattgtttaaaataaactcTCAAGAACAATTACTACTAGTTACTTCTGTCATAATTATGGCTTATAAAGGCCTAGAAACTGTGGCTTAGAAAGGTCTAAAGGTGGCTATGATAAATTgacaaaaaattttatttactgtcTCCAAGCCAATTCTCGAATATTACAACACAGTGAGATAAATGGATCGAAACTGTTGGAGGACAGGAATTTCTTTCATTCGACTTAGTCCAATACAATGGAACAGGAAAAAGCTGAAGCTCTATGAGAACAGGGAGCAGCTGTGGAGGGGAAACGTCAGCTCCAGAAAGGAATCAGTCCTCCAAAAATCAGTCTGGAGACAAGAGAGCGGGTCAGGCCGAGTCAAAGGTAAGGACTGagacaggagagaagagagaacgGGGGTGACGATAATAAAAAGTGATACCGACAGTTCAGGCCAGAGAGCGGATCCGGAGGTAAAAAGAGGCAGGAGCGGGTGGACGCGGCGCAGGGCAGGCAAAGGGCGAGGTGGACGGGAGGCAGGCGCGCGAGGCTGGGGGGTGGTGTACCGTGAGGGCAGGAGAGCCGCGCTGCGCACCGAGGCCGCCGCCCACGCCGACCCGACCCCCGCAGACCACTACCTGGTTCGGCTCACCCGCGACAAGTCCCACGGGCACTATCCACGCTTCCGGAAAGAGGGTCGCAGGGACGCACCGCAGCCGAGCCAATGGCACGGCAGGAGAGGCCGACAAAGGCGCGTGTGCGTCAGCCTGACGACGGGCCGGACGTAACGGGGACGCCCGCCGGGGGCGTGGACGACTTCCGGCGCGGCCGCAGCCGTCACTCGAGCCTGCAGGCGAGGCGGAAGCGCTCGCTTTACTAGGTACCCCGTCGCCGAGGGAGACTCAGGACGCTGCGCCCGGAGGCTGGCGCGTTTGCGAGCGGCTTACCACCTGTTTGAAAGCCTGCTTCACAGCGAAGGCTAGGCTGTTTTCGAATGCAGCTCTGGCTGAGCTCCTCAtcctgttcagtcgctaagtctccgactttttgcgacccaatggactgtagccggccaggatcctgtccgtgggatttcccggCCAAGAattccagagtgggttgccacttccttccccactACAAGGGTCTTAAATTCCAGAGCAGGGTAAATTGTCAATTTTGAGAGGGATTTATCTTACAAAAAATGGCTGTACCGCTTCACTCCCACTGGGACAGCTACAATCAGCTAGTCTTTGATTGCTCctgggcttccccgatagctcagctggtaaagaatctgcctgcaatgcaggagacctgggtttgatccctggattgggaaaatcacctggagaagggaacagctacccactgcagtattctggcctggagaatcccatggactgtggtctgtggggttgcagttggacacgactgagaaactttcactgaTCCTACATTgcggtagctcaaacagtaaagaacctgcgtgCGATGCAGACcagggtgcaatccctgggttgtaaagttccactggagaagagaatggcaatatgctccagtattcttgcctgaagaattccatggacaaagcagcctggcaagctacagtccgtggggtcccagagtcggacataactgagcagctcacacacacatattgcaGGTGGCACAGTA contains these protein-coding regions:
- the C21H18orf32 gene encoding UPF0729 protein C18orf32 homolog yields the protein MVCIPCIVIPVLLWVYKKFLEPYIYPLISPFVSRMWPRKAIRETNDKNKGKVDYKGADMNGLPTRGTTEMCDKKKD